The following proteins are encoded in a genomic region of Chitinophagaceae bacterium:
- a CDS encoding MoxR family ATPase, which translates to MSEIQNEVAVLDSLHKKVSELKSEIAKVIVGQDKVVEQVLTAIFCNGHSLLVGVPGLAKTLLVQTLSDTMHLSFSRIQFTPDLMPSDISGSEILEQGQGFKFNKGPVFANIILADEINRTPPKTQAALLEAMQERSVTAAGQRHALPLPFFVLATQNPIEQEGTYPLPEAQLDRFMFNITLEYPSFEEEMQIVKATTSGKQGKSSSIMSAEEILKFQLAIRQIPLADNVLEYAVNLVAKTRPNQSKAAEITNKYLSWGAGPRASQFLILGAKCHAAFRNKYSPDIEDVKAVALPILRHRLVKNYNAEADGVSIDDIVVQLL; encoded by the coding sequence ATGAGCGAAATACAAAATGAAGTGGCTGTATTAGACAGTCTTCACAAAAAAGTTAGTGAGCTTAAATCAGAAATTGCTAAAGTAATTGTTGGACAGGACAAAGTTGTAGAGCAAGTGCTTACAGCCATATTTTGTAACGGCCACAGTTTATTGGTTGGAGTGCCGGGTTTAGCAAAAACCTTATTGGTTCAAACTTTGTCTGACACCATGCATCTTTCATTCAGCAGAATACAGTTTACCCCGGATTTAATGCCTTCTGACATAAGTGGTTCAGAAATTTTAGAGCAAGGGCAGGGATTCAAGTTTAACAAGGGACCTGTTTTTGCAAATATTATTTTAGCAGATGAGATTAACAGAACTCCTCCAAAAACGCAAGCAGCTCTGTTAGAGGCCATGCAGGAGAGATCTGTTACTGCTGCAGGACAGAGACATGCATTGCCTTTACCATTCTTTGTTTTGGCTACGCAAAACCCAATTGAGCAGGAGGGAACGTATCCTTTACCGGAAGCTCAACTTGATAGATTTATGTTTAACATAACACTCGAATATCCTTCTTTTGAAGAAGAAATGCAAATTGTAAAAGCCACTACATCCGGTAAACAGGGAAAAAGTTCTTCAATTATGAGTGCTGAAGAGATTTTAAAGTTTCAGCTTGCTATAAGACAAATACCTTTGGCCGATAATGTTTTGGAATATGCTGTAAATCTTGTAGCTAAAACAAGACCTAATCAAAGTAAGGCTGCTGAAATTACCAATAAATATTTATCGTGGGGAGCGGGTCCGAGAGCTTCTCAATTTTTAATTTTAGGAGCAAAATGTCATGCAGCTTTCAGAAATAAATATTCTCCTGACATAGAGGATGTAAAAGCAGTAGCTTTACCCATTTTAAGACATCGTCTTGTTAAAAACTACAATGCAGAAGCCGATGGGGTAAGTATTGACGATATTGTTGTTCAATTATTATAA
- a CDS encoding carboxymuconolactone decarboxylase family protein, which produces MNKPLVKPIENLNNPELEELILFFNETLGFCPNSVLTMSHRPQIAKAFVQLNKSVMENKGRVNSGLKRLIGYICSFTAGCAYCQAHTIRAAERYGVQEVKLKNIWEYKTHPAFESSEIAALDFAIAASGLPNHVDQEISENLRKHWDEGEIVEILGVISLFGFLNRWNDSMATTLEEPAINSANKYFKSKNWDAEKHL; this is translated from the coding sequence ATGAACAAACCATTAGTTAAGCCTATTGAAAATTTAAACAATCCGGAACTGGAAGAATTAATTCTTTTTTTCAATGAAACTCTCGGGTTCTGCCCAAACAGTGTACTAACAATGTCGCACCGACCTCAAATAGCAAAAGCATTTGTGCAACTTAATAAGTCCGTGATGGAAAACAAAGGAAGGGTAAACAGCGGATTAAAAAGATTAATCGGTTACATCTGTAGTTTTACTGCCGGCTGTGCATATTGCCAGGCGCACACCATAAGAGCCGCTGAAAGATATGGCGTTCAGGAAGTTAAATTAAAAAACATTTGGGAATACAAAACACACCCTGCTTTTGAAAGTTCTGAAATAGCCGCTTTAGACTTTGCCATTGCTGCTTCAGGCTTACCAAATCATGTTGATCAGGAAATCTCTGAAAATCTTAGAAAACATTGGGATGAAGGGGAAATTGTTGAAATATTAGGTGTGATAAGTCTTTTTGGATTTTTGAACAGATGGAACGATTCAATGGCAACAACTCTTGAAGAACCGGCAATAAACTCTGCGAATAAATACTTTAAGTCTAAAAACTGGGATGCTGAAAAACATCTTTAA
- a CDS encoding phospholipase codes for MQKKKVYLVLSSGGARGMAHIGVIEEIEKLGWEIVAVSGSSMGAAVGGVYAAGKLEAFKSWMYTLDKIDVYRLMDFTINSKGFIKGERVFKQMENIIGGSPNIENLPVKFSAAATDLNKRKCHFFKSGNLLDAIRASVAVPTVLTPFVKNNNTYIDGGIANPIPVNAFLKLKYDLKIIVNVNANREYTVPEICLKKPVNETNYRFQIDKFIDYWWNGSKNMIEKKEELGYFKLLTKSIEIMMDHISDHILEKNKPDLIIEVSRDAASIMDFYKSEEMVEAGREAFLKEIHALEHLSKATEEITNLKKDRLL; via the coding sequence ATGCAGAAAAAGAAAGTTTATTTGGTATTAAGCAGTGGGGGTGCCAGAGGCATGGCTCACATTGGTGTTATTGAAGAGATTGAAAAATTAGGATGGGAAATAGTTGCTGTTTCTGGCTCTTCTATGGGTGCTGCTGTCGGAGGTGTTTATGCAGCGGGCAAATTAGAAGCTTTTAAATCCTGGATGTATACTCTTGATAAAATAGACGTTTACCGGCTTATGGATTTTACGATAAATTCAAAAGGATTCATAAAAGGGGAAAGAGTTTTCAAGCAAATGGAGAATATCATTGGAGGAAGTCCCAACATAGAAAACCTCCCTGTTAAATTCTCTGCAGCAGCAACAGACCTTAATAAACGCAAATGCCATTTTTTTAAATCCGGAAATCTTTTAGATGCTATCAGAGCTTCAGTGGCAGTACCAACTGTACTCACTCCCTTTGTCAAGAATAATAATACCTACATTGATGGAGGAATCGCAAACCCTATTCCGGTAAATGCTTTTTTAAAACTCAAATATGATTTAAAAATAATTGTAAACGTAAATGCCAATAGAGAATACACCGTTCCGGAAATTTGTTTAAAAAAACCGGTCAATGAAACAAATTATCGTTTTCAAATTGACAAGTTTATTGACTATTGGTGGAATGGAAGTAAAAATATGATAGAAAAAAAAGAGGAACTGGGCTATTTTAAACTACTTACCAAGTCTATAGAAATAATGATGGATCATATTTCAGACCATATACTTGAAAAAAACAAACCCGATTTAATCATTGAGGTTTCAAGAGATGCAGCGTCTATTATGGATTTTTATAAAAGTGAAGAAATGGTAGAGGCCGGTAGAGAGGCTTTTTTAAAGGAAATTCATGCACTTGAACACCTATCAAAAGCAACAGAAGAAATAACGAATCTAAAAAAAGACAGACTTTTGTAA
- a CDS encoding peptidylprolyl isomerase has translation MFLKKRILFYLLPLLLFIFIQSPLKGQSFVADKIVAIVGNRIILDSDIELQFQQLKSQMDEEIPETFKCDLLEDLILEKLLLVQADRDSVEISDEEVDGEMERRLRYFISMIGSQERLEAYYGKSIEEIKEEFRGDIKDQLLASQLQRKIVRDVKVSPAEVKEFFNSIPADSLPYFNAEVEVGQIVIKPEVSTLQREMARERITEIRSRVAAGEDFGMLALLYSQDPGSAEKDGDLGFVERGQGLAPEFEGAAFRLGEGEVSGIVRTDFGYHIIKVNERLGDRIRLQHILIRPQITSFDLREAKEKLDTVRQKLVSGEISFNQAVIDYCQFERTRMNGGLFVNQESGDTFFELDQLDRPVFSAVSNLSAGEFSEPLLFESARGEKAYRIIYLKSETEAHVANLEQDYNKIQAAALNFKQQKEMARWMHSRMNDTYIKIDEKYQDCDNLKDKSSVTSRIK, from the coding sequence ATGTTTTTAAAGAAAAGAATCCTTTTTTACCTTTTGCCTTTGCTCTTATTTATTTTTATACAAAGTCCCTTAAAGGGGCAATCTTTTGTTGCTGACAAGATTGTTGCAATTGTAGGAAACAGAATCATATTAGATTCTGACATTGAATTACAGTTTCAACAATTAAAATCTCAGATGGATGAAGAAATACCTGAAACTTTTAAGTGTGATTTACTGGAAGACCTAATTCTGGAGAAGTTGCTATTAGTTCAGGCTGATAGAGACAGTGTAGAAATTAGTGACGAAGAGGTTGACGGTGAAATGGAAAGAAGATTAAGGTATTTCATCTCAATGATTGGATCTCAGGAGCGACTTGAAGCATATTATGGCAAATCTATAGAAGAAATTAAAGAAGAATTCAGAGGAGATATTAAAGATCAGCTTCTGGCCAGCCAACTGCAAAGAAAAATAGTGAGGGATGTAAAAGTAAGTCCGGCTGAAGTCAAAGAATTTTTTAACTCCATTCCTGCTGACAGTCTTCCGTATTTTAATGCTGAGGTGGAAGTCGGACAAATTGTAATTAAACCGGAAGTAAGTACTTTACAAAGAGAAATGGCTCGTGAAAGAATTACGGAAATCCGATCAAGGGTAGCTGCAGGAGAAGATTTCGGTATGCTGGCTTTATTATACTCACAAGATCCCGGTTCTGCTGAAAAAGACGGTGATTTAGGTTTTGTTGAAAGAGGACAGGGTTTGGCACCTGAATTTGAGGGTGCTGCTTTCAGATTAGGTGAGGGCGAAGTTTCCGGAATAGTTAGAACTGATTTTGGCTATCATATCATCAAAGTGAACGAACGTTTGGGCGATAGAATTCGGTTACAACATATTTTAATAAGACCTCAAATAACCAGTTTTGACTTGCGGGAAGCCAAAGAAAAATTAGATACTGTCAGACAAAAATTAGTTTCAGGTGAAATTAGCTTTAATCAGGCGGTTATTGATTATTGTCAATTTGAAAGAACCCGAATGAACGGAGGCTTATTTGTCAATCAGGAAAGCGGGGATACTTTTTTTGAATTAGACCAATTAGACAGGCCTGTATTCAGTGCCGTTTCAAATCTTTCTGCAGGGGAGTTTTCGGAGCCTTTATTATTTGAGTCTGCACGTGGTGAAAAAGCCTACAGAATAATTTACCTTAAATCTGAAACGGAAGCTCATGTAGCAAATTTAGAACAGGACTATAATAAAATTCAGGCTGCTGCGCTGAACTTTAAGCAACAAAAAGAAATGGCTAGGTGGATGCATAGCCGAATGAATGATACATATATAAAAATTGATGAAAAGTATCAGGACTGTGATAATTTAAAAGATAAATCATCTGTAACAAGTAGAATAAAATAA
- a CDS encoding proline--tRNA ligase: protein MGKEITKKSEDFAQWYNDLVIKGGLADYSAVRGCMIIKPYGYAIWEKMKEVLDKMFKETGHQNAYFPLFIPKSFLSKEADHVEGFAKECAVVTHYRLKSNPDGPGVVVDETAKLEEELIVRPTSETIIWNSYKKWIQSYRDLPLLINQWANVVRWEMRTRLFLRTTEFLWQEGHTAHANKEEAVLEAETMLEVYKTFAENWMAMPVLTGLKSANERFAGAVETYCIEALMQDGKALQAGTSHFLGQNFAKAFDVQFSNKEGKLEHVWATSWGVSTRLVGALIMAHSDDDGLVLPPKLAPMQVVVVPIYRNDEQRLAIAEKIDPLLKELREKGISVKFDDDDKYKPGWKFNEYEMKGVPVRIAVGPRDLENNTVELARRDTKEKQIVSFDDLSARIITLLDDIQENIYKKALNFRTESTRQVNSYEEFKEVIENKGGFVEAHWDGTSETEEKIKNETKATIRCIPMIEKPEAGTCVYSGQPSKQRVVFAKSY, encoded by the coding sequence ATGGGAAAAGAAATAACAAAAAAGTCTGAAGACTTTGCACAGTGGTATAATGACCTAGTAATAAAAGGGGGTCTGGCAGATTATTCTGCTGTTAGAGGTTGTATGATAATTAAACCATACGGATATGCAATTTGGGAAAAAATGAAAGAAGTTTTGGACAAAATGTTCAAGGAAACAGGACACCAAAACGCATATTTTCCTTTATTTATTCCAAAGAGTTTCCTGAGCAAAGAGGCGGATCATGTGGAAGGTTTTGCAAAAGAGTGTGCAGTTGTTACACATTATCGTTTGAAATCGAATCCGGACGGCCCCGGAGTTGTAGTTGATGAAACAGCAAAGCTTGAAGAAGAATTAATCGTCAGGCCTACTTCTGAAACTATCATTTGGAATTCATATAAGAAATGGATACAGTCATACAGAGATTTGCCGTTGTTAATTAACCAATGGGCTAATGTTGTGAGATGGGAAATGCGTACCCGTTTATTTCTGAGAACTACTGAGTTTTTGTGGCAGGAAGGTCATACAGCGCATGCAAATAAGGAAGAGGCCGTACTTGAGGCTGAAACTATGCTTGAAGTTTACAAAACTTTTGCAGAAAACTGGATGGCAATGCCGGTTTTAACAGGACTAAAATCAGCGAATGAGCGATTTGCCGGAGCTGTTGAAACATATTGTATTGAAGCTTTGATGCAAGATGGAAAAGCATTACAGGCAGGGACCTCTCACTTTTTAGGACAAAATTTTGCAAAGGCATTTGATGTACAATTTTCCAATAAAGAAGGTAAATTGGAGCATGTATGGGCGACTTCATGGGGGGTATCTACCCGATTAGTAGGTGCTTTAATAATGGCTCATTCTGATGATGATGGTTTGGTTTTACCACCCAAGCTGGCCCCTATGCAGGTTGTGGTTGTACCTATATACAGAAATGATGAACAAAGATTAGCTATTGCCGAAAAAATTGATCCTTTGTTAAAGGAACTGAGAGAAAAAGGCATAAGTGTAAAATTTGATGATGATGATAAATATAAACCGGGCTGGAAGTTCAATGAGTACGAAATGAAAGGCGTTCCGGTTAGAATAGCTGTAGGACCAAGAGATTTAGAAAATAATACGGTAGAGTTAGCCCGCAGAGATACTAAAGAAAAACAAATAGTTTCTTTTGACGATTTATCTGCAAGGATTATCACACTTTTAGACGATATACAAGAAAATATTTACAAAAAAGCATTAAATTTCAGAACAGAAAGTACTCGTCAGGTTAATTCTTACGAGGAGTTTAAAGAAGTTATTGAAAATAAAGGAGGTTTTGTAGAGGCTCATTGGGACGGAACTTCAGAAACGGAAGAGAAAATTAAGAATGAAACAAAAGCTACAATTCGTTGCATACCTATGATAGAAAAGCCTGAAGCGGGCACCTGTGTATACAGCGGTCAACCTTCTAAACAAAGAGTTGTATTTGCGAAATCATACTAA
- a CDS encoding DUF1801 domain-containing protein, whose product MNAVENFIIDYEGQQKDILFYLHDLLIKIPGIEPKVRYGIPFYYRKSWICYLNPDKKGNVEFAFLRGNELENKSGLLQSKGRKQVMGITYSKVEEIKYEAVIEIIEEALKLDENVPYASKRKPKE is encoded by the coding sequence ATGAATGCAGTTGAAAATTTTATAATTGATTATGAGGGTCAACAAAAAGATATTCTTTTCTATCTACATGATTTGCTTATAAAAATTCCCGGGATAGAGCCCAAAGTACGCTATGGGATACCTTTTTATTATCGGAAAAGTTGGATTTGTTATTTAAATCCGGATAAAAAAGGAAATGTAGAATTTGCATTTCTCAGAGGAAATGAGTTAGAAAATAAAAGTGGTTTGCTTCAATCCAAAGGTCGCAAACAAGTTATGGGAATTACTTATTCAAAAGTTGAGGAGATTAAGTATGAAGCGGTCATTGAAATTATAGAGGAAGCTCTGAAATTGGATGAAAATGTGCCTTATGCCTCAAAAAGAAAACCAAAAGAATAG
- a CDS encoding DUF547 domain-containing protein has product MKLLTFIIVLLLGIHLNYIQKEKPVDDSVNNELIELSEKLLLQVKMEEPTSTIEKRLNDISFESLRIGLPSDKAKLTFWINIYNAYFQILAIQKNLEKPAIFTKKVIPIANHFFSLDEIEHGILRKYRWKYGLGYLPDPFPGKKIRHLAVEKTDYRLHFALNCGATSCPPIAFYNYEDIDAQLRLATESFLETDTKIHEEEKVVYVSKLFLWFRADFGGRSGINRILSKQFNIDFSKYKLKYNDYNWDTQLQNFND; this is encoded by the coding sequence GTGAAGTTACTGACTTTTATTATAGTATTGCTTTTGGGAATACATCTAAATTATATTCAAAAGGAGAAACCGGTGGATGATTCTGTAAATAATGAACTAATTGAACTTTCAGAAAAGCTGTTACTTCAGGTCAAAATGGAAGAACCTACTTCAACTATAGAAAAAAGGCTTAATGACATTTCATTTGAAAGCCTGAGAATCGGTCTTCCATCCGACAAAGCTAAACTCACTTTTTGGATTAATATTTACAATGCATACTTTCAGATATTGGCCATTCAGAAAAATTTAGAAAAGCCTGCCATATTTACTAAAAAAGTAATCCCCATTGCGAATCATTTTTTTAGTCTTGATGAAATAGAGCATGGTATTCTTCGAAAATACAGGTGGAAATATGGTTTAGGGTATCTTCCGGATCCTTTTCCGGGTAAAAAAATCAGACATCTTGCTGTGGAAAAGACCGATTACAGGCTACATTTTGCTCTAAACTGCGGAGCTACGAGTTGCCCGCCCATAGCCTTTTACAACTACGAAGATATTGATGCGCAATTAAGACTGGCTACTGAATCTTTTTTAGAGACAGATACAAAAATTCATGAAGAGGAAAAAGTCGTTTACGTTAGTAAGCTTTTTTTATGGTTTAGAGCCGACTTTGGAGGAAGGTCAGGAATTAATAGGATTTTAAGCAAACAATTTAATATTGACTTCAGTAAATATAAGTTAAAATACAACGATTATAATTGGGATACTCAGCTTCAAAACTTTAATGATTAA